One Pseudomonas sp. HOU2 genomic window carries:
- the phoB gene encoding phosphate regulon transcriptional regulator PhoB — protein sequence MVGRSILIVDDEAPIREMIAVALEMAGYDCLEAENSQQAHAIIVDRKPDLILLDWMLPGTSGIELARRLKRDELTGDIPIIMLTAKGEEDNKIQGLEVGADDYITKPFSPRELVARLKAVLRRAGPTDGEAPIEVGGLLLDPISHRVTIDGRPAEMGPTEYRLLQFFMTHQERAYTRGQLLDQVWGGNVYVEERTVDVHIRRLRKALGDAYENLVQTVRGTGYRFSTKA from the coding sequence ATGGTTGGCAGGAGCATTCTGATCGTCGACGACGAAGCGCCCATTCGCGAAATGATCGCCGTTGCGTTGGAAATGGCCGGCTATGACTGCCTCGAGGCTGAGAACTCGCAGCAGGCTCACGCCATCATCGTTGACCGCAAACCGGACCTGATCCTGCTTGACTGGATGCTGCCCGGCACCTCCGGCATCGAACTGGCCCGCCGTCTCAAGCGCGACGAGCTGACCGGGGACATCCCGATCATCATGCTCACCGCCAAGGGCGAAGAGGACAACAAGATCCAGGGTCTTGAGGTCGGCGCCGACGACTACATCACCAAACCGTTTTCCCCACGCGAACTGGTGGCCCGCCTCAAAGCTGTGCTGCGTCGCGCCGGCCCGACCGATGGCGAAGCGCCGATCGAAGTCGGCGGCCTGCTGCTCGACCCGATCAGCCACCGCGTGACCATCGACGGGCGTCCGGCCGAGATGGGCCCGACCGAATACCGTCTGCTGCAATTTTTCATGACCCACCAGGAACGCGCCTACACGCGCGGGCAGTTGCTGGATCAGGTCTGGGGCGGCAACGTCTATGTTGAAGAGCGCACCGTCGACGTGCACATCCGCCGCCTGCGCAAGGCCCTCGGCGACGCCTACGAAAATCTGGTACAAACCGTGCGCGGCACCGGCTACCGGTTTTCCACCAAGGCCTGA
- the phoR gene encoding phosphate regulon sensor histidine kinase PhoR has translation MLLLVTACLVIGLITGYYGWSLAAGLGIYLAWTLKQLLRLHEWLRLHQPDEAPPDGYGLWGEVFDSIYHLQRRDQRVRGRLQAVIDRVQESTAALKDAVIMLDSDGNLEWWNRAAETLLGLKTPQDSGQPVTNLVRHPRFKEYFEQESYAEPLEIPSPTNDRVRIQLYLTRYGNNEHLMLVRDVTRIHQLEQMRKDFIANVSHELRTPLTVICGYLETLLDNVEEVNPRWSRALQQMQQQGGRMQTLLNDLLLLAKLEATDYPSDNQPVQIDTLLQSIKSDAQQLSGQKNQKITLEADGKILLKGSEAELRSAFSNLVFNAVKYTPAEGNIRIRWWGDDQGAHLSVQDSGIGIDSKHLPRLTERFYRVDSSRNSNTGGTGLGLAIVKHVLLRHRARMEISSVPGHGSTFTCHFAPAQVAQARAISAAE, from the coding sequence ATGCTGTTGCTGGTCACAGCGTGTCTGGTGATCGGCCTGATCACCGGCTACTACGGCTGGAGCCTCGCAGCAGGCCTGGGGATTTACCTGGCCTGGACGCTCAAGCAACTGCTGCGTCTGCACGAATGGCTGCGCCTGCACCAACCCGATGAAGCACCGCCCGACGGCTACGGCCTGTGGGGCGAGGTGTTCGACAGCATCTACCACCTGCAACGCCGCGACCAACGGGTACGCGGACGCCTGCAAGCGGTGATCGACCGGGTGCAGGAGTCCACCGCCGCGCTGAAAGATGCTGTGATCATGCTCGACAGCGACGGCAACCTGGAATGGTGGAACCGCGCGGCCGAAACCCTGCTCGGCCTCAAGACTCCGCAGGACAGCGGCCAACCGGTGACTAACCTGGTACGCCATCCGCGCTTCAAGGAATACTTCGAGCAGGAAAGCTACGCCGAACCGCTGGAAATCCCTTCGCCGACCAATGATCGGGTGCGCATTCAGCTGTACCTGACGCGCTACGGCAACAACGAACACCTGATGCTGGTGCGCGACGTCACGCGCATCCATCAGCTGGAACAGATGCGCAAAGACTTCATCGCCAACGTCTCCCACGAACTGCGCACGCCGCTGACGGTGATCTGCGGCTATCTGGAAACCCTGCTCGACAACGTCGAGGAAGTGAACCCGCGCTGGAGCCGCGCGCTGCAGCAGATGCAACAACAGGGCGGGCGCATGCAGACGCTGCTCAACGACCTGCTGTTGCTGGCGAAACTGGAAGCCACCGACTACCCGTCGGACAACCAGCCGGTGCAGATCGATACCCTGCTGCAATCGATCAAGAGCGACGCCCAGCAGTTGTCCGGGCAGAAAAACCAGAAAATCACCCTCGAAGCCGACGGAAAAATTCTGCTCAAGGGCAGCGAGGCGGAACTGCGCAGTGCGTTTTCCAATCTGGTATTCAACGCGGTGAAATACACCCCGGCCGAGGGCAATATCCGCATCCGCTGGTGGGGCGACGACCAGGGCGCGCACCTGAGCGTGCAGGATTCCGGGATCGGCATCGACAGCAAACACCTGCCGCGCCTGACCGAACGCTTCTATCGCGTCGACTCCAGCCGCAACTCCAACACCGGCGGCACCGGGCTCGGTCTGGCGATCGTCAAACACGTGTTGCTGCGCCACCGCGCGCGGATGGAGATCAGCAGCGTGCCCGGTCATGGCAGCACGTTCACCTGTCATTTCGCCCCGGCTCAGGTGGCTCAGGCGCGGGCGATCAGCGCCGCCGAGTGA
- a CDS encoding hemolysin family protein, giving the protein MDPSPGLSLATIFADFGMILFALILVLLNGFFVAAEFAMVKLRSTRVEAIADKNGWRGHILRTVHSQLDAYLSACQLGITLASLGLGWVGEPAFAHLLEPLLSAVGVQSPEVVKGISFFTAFFIISYLHIVVGELAPKSWAIRKPELLSLWTAVPLYLFYWAMYPAIYLLNASANAILRIAGQGEPGPHHEHHYSREELKLILHSSRGQDPSDQGMRVLASAVEMGELEVVDWANSREDLITLEFNAPLKEILAMFRRHKFSRYPVYDSERQEFVGLLHIKDLLLELAALDHIPESFNLAELTRPLERVSRHMPLSQLLEQFRKGGSHFAVVEEADGNIIGYLTMEDVLEVLVGDIQDEHRKAERGILAYQPGKLLVRGDTPLFKVERLLGIDLDHIEAETLAGLVYETLKRVPEEEEVLEVEGLRIIIKKMKGPKIVLAKVLMLD; this is encoded by the coding sequence ATGGACCCTTCCCCTGGCTTGTCCCTCGCTACGATATTCGCCGATTTCGGCATGATTCTTTTCGCTCTGATCCTGGTTTTGCTCAACGGCTTCTTCGTTGCGGCGGAATTCGCCATGGTCAAACTGCGCTCGACCCGGGTCGAGGCCATCGCCGACAAGAACGGCTGGCGCGGGCACATCCTGCGCACCGTACACAGTCAGCTCGATGCGTACCTCTCGGCCTGCCAGCTCGGTATCACCCTCGCCTCCCTCGGTCTGGGCTGGGTCGGTGAGCCGGCCTTCGCGCACCTTCTCGAGCCGCTGCTGAGCGCGGTCGGCGTGCAGTCGCCGGAAGTGGTCAAAGGCATTTCGTTCTTTACCGCGTTCTTCATCATTTCCTACCTGCACATCGTGGTCGGTGAGCTGGCGCCCAAGTCGTGGGCGATCCGCAAACCCGAGCTGCTGTCGCTGTGGACGGCGGTGCCGCTGTACCTGTTCTACTGGGCGATGTACCCGGCGATCTACCTGCTCAATGCCAGCGCCAACGCGATTCTGCGCATTGCCGGCCAAGGCGAACCCGGCCCGCACCACGAACACCATTACAGCCGCGAAGAACTGAAACTGATCCTGCACTCCAGCCGTGGTCAGGACCCGAGCGACCAGGGCATGCGCGTGCTGGCCTCGGCGGTGGAAATGGGCGAGCTGGAGGTGGTCGACTGGGCCAACTCCCGCGAAGACCTGATCACCCTGGAATTCAACGCGCCGCTGAAAGAAATCCTCGCGATGTTCCGCCGCCACAAGTTCAGCCGGTATCCGGTGTACGACAGCGAACGTCAGGAGTTCGTCGGCCTGTTGCACATCAAGGACCTGCTGCTGGAACTGGCGGCGCTGGACCATATTCCGGAGTCGTTCAACCTGGCTGAACTGACCCGTCCGCTGGAGCGCGTGTCGCGGCACATGCCGCTGTCGCAGCTGCTGGAGCAGTTCCGCAAGGGCGGCTCGCACTTTGCCGTGGTTGAAGAGGCCGATGGCAACATCATCGGCTACCTGACCATGGAAGACGTGCTGGAAGTGCTGGTCGGCGACATCCAGGACGAACACCGCAAGGCCGAGCGCGGGATCCTCGCGTATCAGCCGGGCAAGCTGCTGGTGCGTGGCGACACGCCGCTGTTCAAGGTTGAACGCCTGCTCGGTATCGACCTGGACCACATCGAAGCCGAAACCCTCGCCGGGCTGGTTTACGAGACCCTCAAGCGTGTGCCGGAAGAGGAAGAAGTGCTGGAAGTCGAAGGCCTGCGGATCATCATCAAGAAGATGAAAGGGCCGAAGATTGTGCTGGCGAAGGTGTTGATGCTGGATTGA
- a CDS encoding M23 family metallopeptidase translates to MLARLLFFCGLFLASTSTVAMTIYKSTDANGVVSYSDRPSKGSQVFVFQDRMVEHLERQVYLDIKKQKGSDVVFVRNDLYAPVEIALAFTGLSNVRGVPAQTIRRVLPARSNTRLALLTAITRGQPLVYSPQFQYSLGDPTGAAQSYRYPLPWRGGPFRLSQGANGQYSHYGPKNRYAMDIAMPVGTPIIAARAGVVVKTENSQSGRGNDASGNFVRVLHDDGTMGVYLHLKQGSVNVREGQRVTVGSPLALSGNTGNSSGPHLHFVVQRNTGQGLVSIPYQFNQPLGALPNFALGKQ, encoded by the coding sequence ATGCTCGCGCGCCTGCTGTTTTTCTGTGGTCTTTTCCTGGCCTCCACCTCGACTGTGGCCATGACCATTTACAAATCCACCGATGCCAACGGCGTGGTCTCGTACAGCGACCGGCCGAGCAAAGGCTCGCAGGTGTTCGTGTTTCAGGACCGCATGGTCGAGCACCTGGAGCGTCAGGTGTATCTCGATATCAAGAAGCAGAAGGGCAGCGACGTGGTGTTCGTGCGCAACGATCTGTATGCGCCGGTCGAGATTGCACTGGCGTTCACCGGCCTGAGCAATGTGCGTGGTGTTCCGGCGCAGACGATTCGCCGAGTGCTGCCGGCGCGCAGCAACACGCGGTTGGCGCTGCTGACAGCGATTACCCGCGGTCAGCCGCTGGTGTATTCACCTCAATTCCAGTATTCGCTGGGTGACCCCACAGGCGCCGCGCAGAGCTATCGCTACCCGCTGCCCTGGCGGGGCGGGCCGTTCCGTCTCAGTCAGGGTGCCAATGGCCAATACAGCCACTATGGGCCGAAGAACCGGTATGCGATGGACATCGCCATGCCGGTGGGGACACCGATCATTGCCGCACGGGCCGGGGTGGTGGTGAAAACCGAAAATTCACAGAGCGGGCGCGGCAATGATGCCTCCGGCAATTTCGTCCGGGTGCTGCACGACGACGGCACGATGGGTGTGTACCTGCATCTCAAGCAAGGTTCGGTGAACGTACGCGAGGGGCAGCGGGTGACGGTTGGCAGCCCGCTGGCGCTGTCCGGCAATACCGGCAACAGCAGCGGCCCGCACCTGCACTTTGTGGTGCAGCGCAATACCGGGCAGGGGCTGGTGTCGATTCCGTATCAGTTCAACCAGCCACTGGGAGCGTTGCCCAACTTTGCGTTGGGCAAACAGTAA
- a CDS encoding response regulator, whose product MSKISVLVVDDASFIRDLVKKCLRNYFPGIRTEDAINGKKAQAMLAKEAFDLVLCDWEMPEMSGLELLTWCRQQDNLKSMPFIMVTSRGDKENVVQAIQAGVSGYVSKPFTNEQLLTKVKQALNKVGKLDALMNSAPTKMNSAFGNDSLSALTGGKPAVVGAAPAAAAAVNPFAKPAAAAAPSRGLLNSPPVQAPAASKAPAGGRGQGQLRLPSGTQQCVIKALSIKEALLVVKRTETLPQILDSAVLDLEQGDNAEIARLNGYLHAVVAHEPKPDSEWLQLTFRFVDQDAQKLDYISRLIARGTAQKHFVPGA is encoded by the coding sequence ATGAGCAAGATCAGTGTGTTGGTCGTGGACGATGCTTCGTTCATTCGCGACCTGGTGAAAAAATGCCTGCGTAACTATTTTCCGGGGATCCGCACCGAGGATGCCATCAACGGCAAAAAGGCCCAGGCCATGCTGGCCAAAGAAGCGTTCGACCTGGTCCTGTGCGATTGGGAAATGCCGGAAATGTCCGGTCTTGAGCTGCTGACCTGGTGCCGTCAGCAAGACAATCTCAAGTCGATGCCATTCATCATGGTCACCAGCCGTGGCGATAAAGAGAACGTGGTGCAGGCGATTCAGGCCGGTGTTTCCGGCTACGTCAGCAAGCCGTTCACCAACGAGCAACTGCTGACCAAGGTCAAGCAGGCGCTGAACAAGGTTGGCAAGCTCGACGCCCTGATGAACAGCGCGCCGACCAAGATGAACTCGGCGTTCGGCAACGATTCCCTGAGTGCATTGACCGGCGGCAAGCCTGCCGTGGTTGGTGCCGCGCCGGCGGCCGCTGCTGCGGTCAATCCGTTCGCCAAGCCTGCTGCAGCTGCTGCGCCGTCCCGTGGTTTGCTCAACAGCCCGCCAGTTCAGGCCCCGGCCGCCTCGAAAGCGCCGGCCGGTGGTCGTGGCCAGGGTCAGTTGCGCCTGCCAAGTGGCACTCAGCAATGCGTGATCAAGGCCCTGAGCATCAAGGAAGCGCTGTTGGTGGTGAAACGCACCGAGACGCTGCCGCAGATCCTCGACAGTGCCGTGCTCGATCTGGAGCAGGGCGACAACGCGGAAATCGCCCGCCTCAATGGCTACCTGCACGCCGTGGTCGCCCACGAGCCGAAGCCGGACAGCGAATGGCTGCAATTGACCTTCCGCTTTGTCGATCAGGACGCGCAGAAGCTCGACTACATCTCCCGCCTGATCGCTCGCGGTACGGCGCAGAAGCACTTCGTTCCAGGCGCGTAA
- the phoU gene encoding phosphate signaling complex protein PhoU: MISKEGLTHHISAQFNAELEEVRSHLLAMGGLVEKQVNDAVTALIEADSGLAQQVREIDDQINQMERNIDEECLRILARRQPAASDLRLIISISKSVIDLERIGDEATKIARRAIQLCEEGEAPRGYVEVRHIGDQVRNMVRDALDAFARFDADLALSVAQYDKVIDREYKTALRELATYMMEDPRSISRVLSIIWVLRSLERIGDHARNISELVIYLVRGTDVRHLGLKRMKEEVQGTSGETANVPGDADDK, from the coding sequence ATGATTAGTAAAGAAGGCCTTACCCACCACATTTCCGCGCAGTTCAACGCTGAACTGGAAGAAGTGCGCAGCCACCTGCTGGCCATGGGCGGACTGGTCGAGAAGCAGGTCAACGACGCGGTCACCGCGCTGATCGAGGCCGACTCCGGCCTGGCCCAGCAGGTGCGCGAGATCGACGACCAGATCAATCAGATGGAACGCAACATCGACGAAGAATGCCTGCGCATTCTCGCCCGTCGGCAGCCGGCGGCGTCCGACCTGCGGCTGATCATCAGCATCTCCAAGTCGGTGATCGACCTGGAGCGCATCGGCGACGAAGCGACCAAGATCGCCCGCCGCGCCATTCAGCTGTGCGAAGAAGGCGAAGCGCCGCGCGGTTACGTCGAAGTGCGTCACATCGGCGACCAGGTGCGCAACATGGTGCGCGATGCGCTGGACGCGTTTGCCCGCTTCGACGCCGATCTGGCCCTGTCGGTGGCGCAGTACGACAAGGTCATCGACCGCGAATACAAGACCGCGCTGCGTGAGCTGGCCACCTACATGATGGAAGACCCGCGCTCTATCTCGCGGGTTCTGAGCATCATCTGGGTCCTGCGTTCGCTGGAGCGCATCGGCGATCATGCGCGCAACATCTCGGAGCTGGTGATTTACCTGGTGCGCGGCACCGATGTGCGCCACCTGGGCCTCAAGCGCATGAAAGAAGAAGTTCAAGGCACAAGCGGCGAAACCGCTAATGTTCCGGGCGATGCTGACGATAAGTAA
- the pstB gene encoding phosphate ABC transporter ATP-binding protein PstB: protein MQHETHTHGINMSALGRDKQSLSLEQETVAIEVPGLSLFYGEKQALFDVSMNIPKQRVTAFIGPSGCGKSTLLRTFNRMNDLVDGCRVEGAINLYGNNIYRKGEDVAELRRRVGMVFQKPNPFPKTIYENVVYGLRIQGINKKRILDEAVEWALKGAALWDEVKDRLHDSALGLSGGQQQRLVIARTIAVEPEVLLLDEPCSALDPISTLKVEELIYELKSKFTIVIVTHNMQQAARVSDYTAFMYMGKLVEFGDTDTLFTNPAKKQTEDYITGRYG, encoded by the coding sequence ATGCAGCACGAAACACATACCCACGGCATCAACATGTCGGCCCTGGGTCGCGACAAGCAGAGCCTGAGCCTCGAGCAGGAAACCGTGGCCATCGAAGTCCCGGGTCTGAGCCTGTTCTACGGCGAGAAGCAGGCGCTGTTCGACGTCAGCATGAACATCCCGAAACAGCGCGTGACCGCGTTCATCGGCCCGTCCGGCTGCGGCAAGTCCACGCTGCTGCGCACCTTCAACCGCATGAACGACTTGGTTGACGGTTGCCGTGTCGAAGGTGCGATCAACCTGTACGGCAACAACATCTACCGCAAGGGTGAAGACGTCGCCGAACTGCGTCGCCGCGTCGGCATGGTGTTCCAGAAGCCCAACCCGTTCCCCAAGACCATCTACGAAAACGTGGTCTACGGTTTGCGCATTCAGGGCATCAACAAGAAGCGCATTCTCGACGAAGCCGTCGAGTGGGCATTGAAAGGCGCGGCACTGTGGGACGAAGTCAAAGACCGTCTGCACGACTCGGCACTCGGCCTGTCCGGTGGTCAGCAGCAGCGTCTGGTGATTGCCCGCACCATCGCCGTTGAACCGGAAGTGTTGCTGCTCGACGAACCGTGCTCGGCCCTCGACCCGATCTCGACCCTGAAAGTCGAAGAGCTGATCTACGAGCTGAAGTCCAAGTTCACCATCGTCATCGTCACCCACAACATGCAACAAGCTGCGCGGGTGTCCGACTACACGGCGTTCATGTACATGGGCAAACTGGTGGAATTCGGCGACACCGACACCCTGTTTACTAATCCGGCGAAGAAGCAGACCGAAGACTACATCACCGGTCGTTACGGCTAG
- the pstA gene encoding phosphate ABC transporter permease PstA, translating into MKQNSLNGWFKSGAPGVWISGGAVSIAVIMTIGLLAVIAVRGLGHFWPADLIHASYDVPGQANHLVIGEVVQKEEVPRARLKSAGLPVPDQGPEFMTRELIKVGNRDLNGNDFTWVVGEWLTNQTTPQELMAIERREWGNFYGYLVNVKQDGKVIAEGEAAWPELQARINRVNGLAAQLKSLEKTDIGAINAGLERIRLHGRKLELDGKLDATAQADMDAERAELNARYQDIEARLSDLHAQFNRDALTARDANGKEIEISLGKVVHAYQPNAMGTLTKIGFYFSKVWEFLSDDPREANTEGGIFPAIFGTVMMTLIMAMIVTPFGVLAAVYLREYAKQNALTRIIRIAVNNLAGVPAIVYGVFGLGFFVYVLGGSVDRLFFPEALPAPTFGTPGLLWASLTLALLAVPVVIVATEEGLARIPRTVREGSLALGATKAETLWKIVLPMASPAMMTGMILAVARAAGEVAPLMLVGVVKLAPSLPVDGNYPYLHLDQKIMHLGFHIYDVGFQSPNVEAARPLVYATALLLVLVIATLNLSAVWIRNHLREKYKALDS; encoded by the coding sequence GTGAAACAGAACTCCCTGAATGGATGGTTCAAGAGCGGCGCCCCGGGCGTCTGGATCAGCGGTGGCGCGGTGTCCATCGCGGTCATCATGACCATTGGCCTGCTGGCGGTGATTGCCGTGCGCGGTCTCGGTCACTTCTGGCCGGCGGACCTGATCCACGCCAGCTACGACGTACCGGGCCAGGCCAATCACCTGGTCATCGGCGAAGTGGTACAGAAGGAAGAAGTGCCGCGTGCCCGCCTGAAAAGCGCCGGCCTGCCGGTGCCTGATCAAGGCCCGGAATTCATGACCCGCGAGCTGATCAAGGTCGGCAACCGTGACCTGAACGGCAACGACTTCACCTGGGTGGTCGGCGAGTGGCTGACCAACCAGACCACGCCGCAGGAACTGATGGCGATCGAGCGTCGCGAGTGGGGCAACTTCTACGGTTACCTGGTCAACGTCAAACAGGACGGCAAGGTGATCGCCGAGGGCGAAGCGGCCTGGCCTGAGCTGCAAGCGCGAATCAACCGTGTGAACGGTCTGGCGGCGCAACTCAAGTCGCTGGAAAAGACTGATATCGGTGCGATCAACGCAGGGCTGGAACGCATCCGCCTGCACGGGCGCAAACTGGAACTCGACGGCAAGCTCGACGCCACCGCGCAAGCGGACATGGACGCCGAACGTGCCGAGCTGAACGCGCGTTATCAGGACATCGAAGCCCGTCTGAGCGATCTGCATGCGCAGTTTAACCGCGACGCGCTGACCGCCCGCGATGCCAACGGCAAAGAGATCGAAATCAGCCTGGGCAAAGTGGTTCACGCCTATCAGCCGAATGCCATGGGCACGCTGACCAAGATCGGTTTCTACTTCAGCAAGGTCTGGGAGTTCCTGTCCGACGACCCGCGTGAAGCGAACACCGAAGGCGGGATCTTCCCGGCGATTTTCGGCACCGTGATGATGACCCTGATCATGGCGATGATCGTGACCCCGTTCGGCGTACTGGCGGCGGTCTACCTGCGCGAATACGCCAAGCAGAACGCTCTGACCCGGATCATCCGCATCGCGGTAAACAACCTCGCCGGCGTTCCGGCGATCGTCTACGGCGTGTTCGGTCTGGGCTTCTTCGTCTACGTGCTGGGTGGCTCGGTCGACCGTCTGTTCTTCCCCGAAGCACTGCCGGCGCCGACCTTCGGTACTCCGGGTCTGCTCTGGGCCTCGCTGACCCTGGCGCTGCTGGCGGTGCCGGTGGTGATCGTGGCGACCGAGGAAGGTCTGGCGCGTATCCCGCGCACCGTCCGTGAAGGCTCGCTGGCACTGGGCGCGACCAAGGCCGAAACGCTGTGGAAGATCGTTCTGCCAATGGCCAGCCCGGCGATGATGACCGGCATGATCCTCGCCGTGGCCCGCGCCGCCGGTGAAGTGGCGCCGCTGATGCTGGTGGGTGTGGTGAAACTGGCGCCGTCGCTGCCGGTGGACGGCAACTACCCGTACCTGCACCTGGACCAGAAGATCATGCACCTGGGCTTCCACATCTATGACGTCGGCTTCCAGAGCCCGAACGTCGAAGCGGCACGACCGCTGGTGTACGCCACGGCGCTGCTGCTGGTGCTGGTGATCGCCACGTTGAACCTGTCGGCGGTGTGGATTCGTAACCACCTGCGCGAAAAATACAAAGCTTTGGACAGTTAA
- a CDS encoding ABC transporter permease subunit, whose translation MQDAGKPLMISLEEQNQVAMRVSDKGQALFFDIDSGAELKRVDLPVPAGATVTSIGEDQPGHPLVAVGLSNGQALVFRHTYKVSYPDGKKTITPAIEFPYGNTPIAVNESGGALEHVSLNATDSTLMLVGSTGSQLNVLALTSEENMMTGEVTNEQKRIELPQMTEPVKNIFVDPRQQWLYVVNGRAQADVFSLRDKSLNGRYKLLENADAEVTASTQLVGGISLIIGDSKGGLAQWFMARDTDGELRLKQIRTFQMGSAPIVEITAEERRKGFVALDASGKLGVFHSTAHRTLLVEPVAEGQGLFGLSPRANRVIVEAGGKLQPLLLDNPHPEVSWSALWSKVWYENYDEPKYVWQSTAANTDFEPKLSLSPLTFGTLKAALYAMLLAAPLAVAAAIYTAYFMAPGMRRKVKPVIELMEAMPTVILGFFAGLFLAPYVEGHLPGIFSLLMLLPIGILVAGFTFSRLPESIRLKVPDGWESALLIPVILFVGWLSLYMSPYMENWFFGGDMRMWISHDLGITYDQRNALVVGLAMGFAVIPNIYSIAEDAVFSVPRGLTLGSLALGATPWQTMTRVVILTASPGIFSALMIGMGRAVGETMIVLMATGNTPVMEMNLFEGLRTLAANVAVEMPESEVGGSHYRVLFLSALVLLLFTFVMNTLAELIRQRLRKKYSSL comes from the coding sequence ATGCAGGACGCCGGCAAGCCGCTGATGATTTCACTCGAAGAGCAGAATCAGGTGGCGATGCGCGTTTCCGACAAGGGCCAGGCGCTGTTCTTCGACATCGACAGTGGCGCTGAATTGAAGCGCGTCGATCTGCCGGTGCCTGCTGGCGCAACGGTCACTTCCATCGGTGAAGATCAGCCAGGTCATCCACTGGTGGCGGTGGGCCTGTCCAACGGCCAGGCGCTGGTGTTCCGTCACACCTATAAAGTCAGCTACCCCGATGGCAAGAAAACCATCACCCCGGCCATCGAGTTTCCTTACGGCAACACGCCGATCGCGGTGAACGAGAGCGGCGGGGCGCTGGAGCACGTCAGCCTCAACGCTACCGATTCGACCCTGATGCTGGTGGGCTCGACCGGTTCGCAACTCAATGTGCTGGCGCTGACCAGCGAAGAAAACATGATGACCGGTGAAGTCACCAACGAGCAGAAGCGTATCGAGCTGCCGCAGATGACCGAGCCTGTGAAAAACATCTTCGTCGACCCGCGCCAGCAATGGCTGTACGTGGTCAACGGGCGTGCTCAGGCCGATGTGTTCAGCCTGCGCGACAAGAGCCTCAACGGTCGCTACAAACTGCTGGAAAACGCTGACGCCGAAGTCACCGCGAGCACCCAGCTGGTGGGCGGCATCTCGCTGATCATCGGTGACTCCAAGGGTGGCCTGGCCCAGTGGTTCATGGCTCGCGATACCGACGGCGAGCTGCGCCTGAAGCAGATCCGTACCTTCCAGATGGGCTCCGCGCCAATCGTTGAAATCACTGCCGAAGAGCGTCGCAAGGGCTTCGTGGCCCTCGATGCCAGCGGCAAGCTCGGCGTCTTCCACAGCACCGCGCACCGCACCCTGCTGGTCGAGCCGGTCGCCGAGGGCCAGGGTCTGTTCGGTCTGTCGCCGCGCGCCAACCGGGTGATCGTCGAGGCCGGCGGCAAGCTGCAACCGCTGCTGCTCGACAACCCGCACCCGGAAGTGTCGTGGAGCGCGTTGTGGAGCAAGGTCTGGTACGAGAACTACGACGAGCCTAAATACGTCTGGCAATCGACCGCTGCCAACACCGATTTCGAACCGAAACTGAGCTTGTCGCCACTGACCTTCGGCACCCTGAAAGCGGCGCTCTACGCGATGCTGCTGGCGGCACCGCTGGCGGTTGCCGCGGCAATCTACACCGCGTACTTCATGGCCCCGGGCATGCGCCGCAAGGTCAAACCGGTGATCGAACTGATGGAAGCGATGCCGACGGTGATCCTCGGGTTCTTCGCCGGTCTGTTCCTCGCCCCGTATGTCGAAGGGCATCTGCCGGGCATCTTCAGCCTGTTGATGCTGCTGCCGATCGGCATTCTGGTCGCCGGTTTCACCTTCAGCCGCCTGCCTGAGTCGATTCGCCTGAAAGTCCCGGACGGCTGGGAAAGTGCGCTGCTGATTCCGGTGATCCTGTTCGTCGGTTGGCTGTCGCTGTACATGAGCCCGTACATGGAGAACTGGTTCTTCGGCGGTGACATGCGCATGTGGATCTCCCACGACTTGGGCATCACCTACGACCAGCGCAACGCTCTGGTGGTCGGCCTGGCGATGGGTTTTGCGGTGATCCCGAACATCTACTCGATTGCCGAAGACGCCGTGTTCAGCGTGCCGCGTGGCCTGACCCTCGGTTCCCTGGCGCTCGGTGCCACGCCGTGGCAGACCATGACTCGCGTGGTGATCCTCACCGCCAGCCCGGGGATCTTCTCGGCGCTTATGATCGGCATGGGCCGTGCGGTCGGCGAAACCATGATCGTGTTGATGGCCACCGGTAACACTCCGGTCATGGAAATGAACCTGTTCGAAGGCCTGCGCACCCTGGCCGCCAACGTCGCGGTGGAAATGCCCGAGTCGGAAGTCGGCGGCAGCCACTACCGCGTGCTGTTCCTCTCGGCGCTGGTGCTGCTGTTGTTCACCTTCGTCATGAACACCCTGGCAGAACTGATTCGTCAGCGTCTGCGCAAGAAATACTCGTCGCTTTAA